From bacterium:
CACGACCGGCCAGATCGATCCAATGCTGCAAATAACCTTTGTCATAAGCCGACCGCGCTTCCTGATCGAGCAAGAGCAGCGATAAGTCTTGTACAATCTCGCTCCAGTTTTTCCGATTGTGGAAATACCCGAGTAATTTTTCCTGCACACGCAGAAAATTCTGAATGGTTGGCTCGCTGAATCCGTCGGCTTCCATATCTTTGCGTAAGGCATACAATGTATGTTCGGCAGGCGTCATCGCCGGACCCGAAACATTGATCAAAAAGGCGACGTCATCGGACAAACTGTCGGCGAGCAATTCAATCCACGTCCCCTGGCTGATACCCCAGAGACCGATGCGATTGGAATCTACCGCCGGATCATGCTTTAATTTTTCCACGGCCGCCACGACGTCTTTCGCCAGATCGACAAAATCGCTCGTCAAATAATCGCCGCCCGATTCGCCGCAACCGCGTTTATCATACGTCAGGGTTACAATGCCGTGTCGCGCAAAAAATTTCGCATAGTCTTTGAAGTTCTTTTTTACGCCGTATTCCGAACCGTGGATCATTATGACGGCCGGAAATGGACCATCGCCGGATGGATAATACACCGACCCCGATAATTCTATTTTATCGCTGAAAATGGTCACGGGTTTGGCGACATACATCATCATATCGCCGCCGCCAATCAAAAGAGTGGTGACAATAATGAAAAATAATTTCATGATTATTAGATGATATTAGAACGTTAAAAACTATTCGAAATTAAACTTTAAATAAAAACAACATTTGTTCGTCCGGCGATTGCAGAATGCCTTCCGCCGTGATGCCTTGCTTATCCTGAATTTCTTGGACAAATTCGAATTGTTCTCCGCGCAATTGTTTCAATCGTTCCGGCATGTCGGCTTCGAAGTACGTGATAGCCGGCGTACGGAAAACATGCGGGCATTGGCCTTTTTCGTAAATGCCGATCTTGATCCAGTCGTCCTGCATTCCGAGCCAGCGGGTTTCCGGTGAGTTATGCATGTATATTTCAAATCCCAATTTCTGCCAGAATGCAACCGTTTCGTCGAACTTTTCCGT
This genomic window contains:
- a CDS encoding alpha/beta fold hydrolase codes for the protein MKLFFIIVTTLLIGGGDMMMYVAKPVTIFSDKIELSGSVYYPSGDGPFPAVIMIHGSEYGVKKNFKDYAKFFARHGIVTLTYDKRGCGESGGDYLTSDFVDLAKDVVAAVEKLKHDPAVDSNRIGLWGISQGTWIELLADSLSDDVAFLINVSGPAMTPAEHTLYALRKDMEADGFSEPTIQNFLRVQEKLLGYFHNRKNWSEIVQDLSLLLLDQEARSAYDKGYLQHWIDLAGRGDRLPSLDKIKLNPWIRNYAFDPMPLYRHLSTPMLLVYGTNDEVIDVETSVRRLSAMVKPTSQLIIYPNAGHQLKVNRFPGLFFSPVFPNGYLETMAAFIKNESMEKQP